A DNA window from Hydra vulgaris chromosome 13, alternate assembly HydraT2T_AEP contains the following coding sequences:
- the LOC136089423 gene encoding uncharacterized protein LOC136089423, translating to MLTKKENINLVEFNEILSKHFIQVLQISNAINLVKEKQSALPKNFLMNTKLKEIWSDIVLSYGLDEYLDGQHILYQFILTKVYEKLLIWRNNQLDNKNPVKEDLVLSSQEEKTLHYVAGFVAFSLAKRYKIQTNESAKIFLNLLESWRENSNKIMVFESIYDYTTWTERINRGGLFCVNKDFYALIYRIEQVVRETLNKSLLTKFQGTDLRDVIMPLLHNSKQIDSIWVTLICDIKLKELPDLLKDIIFKKWVNLRIKSFVDTWIQIAKKKKSISNRSEPSIRKMLNNKKNAK from the coding sequence ATGCTAACcaagaaagaaaatataaatttagtagAATTCAATGAAATATTAAGTAAGCATTTTATTCAGGTTTTGCAAATAAGTAATGCGATTAacttagttaaagaaaaacaatcTGCACTGCCTAAGAACTTTTTAATGAACACAAAGTTGAAAGAAATATGGAGCGACATTGTGTTATCATATGGGTTGGATGAGTACTTAGATGGACAACATATTCTTTACCAGTTTATATTAACCAAGGTTTATGAAAAGCTTCTTATATGGAGAAATAACCAGCTAGATAATAAAAATCCAGTTAAAGAAGATCTTGTTTTGTCTTCTCAAGAAGAAAAGACACTTCATTATGTGGCTGGTTTTGTTGCATTTTCATTAGCAAAACGATACAAAATTCAAACTAATGAatcagcaaaaatatttttgaatttattagaATCTTGGAGAGAAAATTCTAACAAAATTATGGTGTTTGAAAGTATTTATGACTATACCACATGGACTGAAAGAATTAATAGAGGCGGTTTATTTTGTGTAAACAAGGACTTTTATGCCTTAATTTATAGAATTGAGCAAGTTGTTCGTGAAACTCTAAATAAATCTTTGTTGACTAAATTCCAAGGTACAGATCTTAGAGATGTGATTATGCCATTATTACATAATAGTAAACAAATTGATTCAATTTGGGTAACACTTATTtgtgatataaaattaaaggaattaccagatcttttaaaagatataatttttaaaaaatgggtcaatttaagaataaaatcttttgttgATACTTGGATACAAATAGCGAAGAAAAAGAAGTCAATATCCAATAGAAGCGAACCTTCTATAAGAAAAATgctaaataataagaaaaatgctaaataa